TACCAAAATTCTTACGGATCCGTTTCTTTTCGGTATATGAGTATGCCATCTGGAGTCCTCGGAAAGTAAACTAAGCCCGCCTGCAGAACGGGCTTAGAAGGAATTACGCAGGCCGATATGGCCACCACTGTTTACAAATGCTGCAATTTTTAGTGGTATTAAAACGCTTAACAATATTTTTATAAGCAAAAAAATATTGGTAAGCGTTTGATTTTGCTAAATTTGCTCAAATAACACGCGTATTATATGCAAAACTAACAAAAAACGAGCCGATTATTGTAACGCAAAAAGGCTGATGACCCAAGAGCCATCAGCCATTTTTTGGAGCCGATTTTGAAAAAATCGACTCCCTACAGAATTACTTAAGTGTAACTGTAGCACCAGCTTCTTCAAGCTTCTTCTTAAGTTCTTCGCCTTCTTCTTTAGAAACGCCTTCTTTAAGAACTGCAGGAGCGCCTTCAACAAGATCTTTAGCTTCTTTAAGACCAAGACCAGTAGCTTCACGAACTGCTTTAATTACAGCAACTTTGTTAGCACCGAAAGAAGTCAACTCAACGTTGAATTCAGTTTGTTCTTCAGCAGCAGCGCCAGCGCCTGGAGCAGCAGCAACAGCTACAGCAGCAGCAGATACGTTAAATTTTTCTTCGAAAGCAGAAATTAATTCAACAAGTTCAAGAACTGTTTTTTCAGCAACTGCGTTTAAGATTTCTTCGTTAGTTAAAGCCATGAGAGTAACTCCAAATGGGTATTGAATGGTGTGAAAGTAGATTTAAGCTTAAGCAGCTTCTGATCCGTTTTTCTCTTGAAGCGCTGTAAGTAAGCGACCCAATTTCGAAATCGGAGCTTGAAGAACAGAGGCAAGCATAGTAAGCGCTTTTTCTTGGTTCGGAAGGTTTGCAATAACGCTAACGTCAGCACCTTGATAAAGTTTGCCTTCAAATGCAGCAGCCTTTAATTCAAATGCTTTGTTAGTTTTCGCAAATTCTTCGAACAAGCGTGCAGCTGCACCCATGTCATCTTCAGAAGTTGAGAATGCTAAGATTGTTGGACCAACAAGGTCATCATTCAAGATCGCGAATGGCGTATCTTGAAGCGCACGTTTAGCCAAAGTATTACGTACAACACGTGTAGCAACACCTAACTTACGAGCTTCAACGCGAAGAGCAGTTAATTGCTCAACTGTTAAACCTTGGTAGTCAGCAACAACGGCAGCGAACGCAGTAGAAGCAACTTCAGTTACTTCTGCAACGATCTGTTTTTTGTCTTCGATAAGAAGAGCCATCGTAAAACCTCCTAACGGTGATTTATGCACTCTTACGAGTGCACTCCCAATTCGTAAGTCGTATTCGGACTTACACGCGGAGGAGGAACAAATCACACCACCGCGTCTACTCAGGCTGGTCAATTAAGAAAAACATTCGAAAATGTTTCTCGCCTGAGGTCTTTGACGCTGATAAATATTCATTTATCAATTCAAAGTTTGCCTAAGTTTGCAAGTCGTCCGAAACCGGTTTTCTTGCGTAATATTTGAAGCAATGCTTCAAATATTACTCAGGGCTTTAAAATTCTGTCTAATTACTTAGATACGTTGCTTACGTCAACGATCAAACCAGGACCCATAGTTGAGCTCAAAGTGATCTTTTTAACGTATACACCTTTAGAAGTTGCAGGTTTCAACTTTTTCAAGTCTGCAATTAAAGTTTCAACGTTTTGACGTACAGCTTCTTCGCTAAAGCCAAGTTGGCCAATCGCAGCGTGGATAATACCCGCTTTGTCTACACGGTAACGTGCTTGACCAGATTTAGCATTCTTAACCGCGTTAGCAACGTCAGGCGTTACTGTACCCACTTTCGGGTTTGGCATTAAGCCACGTGGACCAAGAATTGTACCAAGCTTACCAACAACGCGCATTGCATCAGGAGCAGCAATCACCACGTCGAAATCAAGGTTTCCACCTTGAATGCTTTCAGCAAGGTCGTCAAAACCAACGATATCAGCACCAGCAGCTTTCGCAGCTTCTGCAGCAGCGCCTTGAGCAAATACAGCTACACGTACAGTTTTACCAGTACCTGCAGGTAAAGTCGTCGCGCCACGAACAACCTGATCAGATTTACGTGGATCTACGCCAAGGTTTACAGCGATATCTAAAGATTCTTTGAACTTCGCAGCTGGAAGGCTGTTAAGAACTTGAACTGCTTCTTCCAAAGTGTAAACTTTGTTTGCTTCAACAGCAGCAGCAATGGCTTTTTGACGTTTAGTTAACTTTGCCATGTCTTATAGCTCCACTTCCAAGCCCATAGAACGTGCAGAACCAGCGATGGTACGTACACGAGCGTCTAAATCAGCACCAGTTAAGTCTGGTTCTTTAGTAGTCGCAATTTCTTCTAATTGAGCACGAGTCAACTTACCAACTTTAGTTTTGTTAGGTACAGAAGAACCCTTTTGAATACCAGCAGCTTTCTTAAGAAGAATAGATGCAGGTGGAGTTTTCATGATGAAAGTGAACGACTTATCGTTGTACACAGTGATCACGACAGGAATTGGCAAACCAACTTCAAGTTTTTGTGTAGCAGCATTGAATTCTTTACAGAATGCCATGATGTTTACACCACGTTGACCTAAAGCAGGACCAATTGGTGGAGATGGATTTGCTTTACCAGCTGGAACTTGCAGCTTGATATAGCCGTCAATCTTCTTAGCCATTGAAAATTACCTCTGGGTACAGACGCCGTTAGGCTCCCCAAAAATTAAACAACACCGAAGTGTTAGAACAACAATGCCCGATCAGATCGGGCGCTTATCAACCTAGACAGGTTAAATCGTTTTTTCGACTTGGCGAAACTCGAGTTCAACCTGAGTTGGTCGATTAAATACATTAATCGTCAACGTTAAACGTGACTTATCGTACTGAACTTCCTCCACGACTCCTTTAAAGTCAGTGAACGGACCATCAATCACGAGCAATTCTTCACCAGGCTCAAACATCGTCTTAGGACGAGGTGCTTCACCTGTATTACGTACACGTGCAAGAATCGCATCAGCTTCACGTTGTGAAATCGGTGCTGGTTTTTCTGGTGTACCACCGATAAAACCAAGAACCTTTGGACACTCTTTCACGATATGCCAAGTATCATCATTCATTTCCATCTCGACTAATACATAGCCAGGAAAGAATTTACGTTCAGACTTACGCTTCTTACCATCCTTCATTTCCACCACTTCTTCAGTAGGGACGAGGACTTCACCAAAACTATCAGCAACAGTGCTGCGCTGGATTCGGTCATTAAGTGAACGCATCACTTGTTTTTCAAAACCTGAATAGGCATGAATAATATACCAACGTTTCATCGCACTCTTACCCGATAATTAACTTAATAAACCAACCTAACCCGTAATCAAAACACCATAAAACCAATGATGCAATGAGTACAACCAAAAGCACTTGCCACGATGTCGTGATCGTCTCTTGTTTTGTTGGCCAGGTCACTCGACGCAGTTCAATTCGCGCATCTTGCAACAAACGCACAAAGCCTTTGCCTTGATGGGTGGCGTATAATAAACCTAAAGCGACAACGACACAAGCCAAAATTACCCCAACGCGCACCCAAACATCATTTGCAGGTGCCCAATAGGCCGGTAAATGCTGATTTACCAATGCGGCGCCGACCAACAAAACGATAGCAATCAACCACATGACCAGATCAAGTGGGGAGCCAGAGTTTACAACTTCAGCGGCATTATTTCTTTGAGGGATTGGCGCGTCGCTTAATGCGTCACGCGATTTATCATTCGACATTTTTTTACTCGTCGTAGAATTCGCGACTTATTATATGACAACTCAGCCAGAATTAAGCTTTTTTATAAAAAAAAAGTGGCAGGCCAGGAGGGACTCGAACCCCCAACATTCGGTTTTGGAGACCGACGCTCTACCAATTGAACTACTAGCCTATTATGCAAATCGAAAGCCGAAGCTTCCGATTTGAGTGTAACACAGTCTTGGACTTATGCAGTTACTTTAGCAACAACACCAGCACCTACAGTACGACCACCTTCACGGATCGCAAAACGTAGACCTGGGTCCATTGCAATCGGGTGAATTAATTCTACTGACATTTCTACGTTGTCACCAGGCATAACCATTTCAACGCCATCTTGTAATTTGATCGCGCCAGTTACGTCAGTTGTACGGAAGTAGAACTGTGGACGGTAACCGTTAAGGAATGGAGTGTGACGACCACCTTCTTCTTTAGAAAGTACGTATACTTCTGCATCGAATTTAGTGTGCGGCTTGATTGTACCTGGTTTAGCAAGTACTTGACCACGTTGTACGTCTTCACGCTTAGTACCACGAAGTAAGATACCACAGTTCTCACCAGCACGGCCTTCGTCAAGAAGTTTACGGAACATCTCAACGCCAGTTACAGTTGTCTTAACCGTATCTTTGATACCTACGATTTCAACTTCTTCACCAACTTTTACGATACCCGCTTCTACACGACCAGTTACTACTGTACCACGGCCTGAGATTGAGAATACATCTTCGATTGGCATCAAGAATGCTTTATCGATAGCACGCTCTGGTTCTGGGATGTAAGAGTCAAGCGCTTCAACAAGAGCAAGAACTGATGATTCGCCATATTGACCAGCATCACCATTAAGCGCTGCAAGTGCTGAACCACGGATAACTGGAGTGTCATCACCTGGGAAGTCATAAGTAGATAGAAGTTCACGAACTTCCATTTCTACCAATTCAAGCAATTCTTCATCATCAACAAGGTCACACTTGTTCAAGAATACGATGATGTAAGGTACACCAACCTGACGTGAAAGAAGGATGTGTTCACGAGTTTGTGGCATTGGACCATCAGTCGCAGCACATACAAGGATCGCGCCGTCCATCTGAGCAGCACCAGTAATCATGTTTTTAACATAATCGGCGTGACCCGGGCAGTCTACGTGAGCGTAGTGACGGATTGGAGAATCGTATTCTACGTGTGATGTATTAATTGTAATACCACGTGCTTTTTCTTCAGGAGCTGAGTCGATTTGTGAGTAATCTTTCGCTTCACCGCCGTAAGTTTTTGCACAGATAGTTGCAATCGCAGCAGTTAAAGTTGTTTTACCATGGTCAACGTGACCAATTGTACCCACGTTTACGTGTGGTTTATTACGTTCAAACTTAGCCTTAGCCATTTTGATTTTCCTCGTTTACGTCGACGCCAGTTTAGAGAAAAACAACCCTGAAAAACCTTCTTTATCGACATTCGCCTAAAAAACTAGACACCTAATACTTGAAAAGCAGACTATAATAGCCTGCTTCTTTAAAATGTTGTGGAAATTCCACTAAGCTGTATATCTGGAGCTCTTATCGAGATTTGAACTCGAGACCTCTCCCTTACCAAGGGAGTGCTCTACCACTGAGCTATAAGAGCGACATCTTCGATGGAGCGGGAGACGAGGATCGAACTCGCGACATGCAGCTTGGAAGGCTGCCACTCTACCAACTGAGTTACTCCCGCATGTTGGTACTGACCACTTCTATCGAAGTTAAATGGTGGTGAGAGAAGGATTCGAACCTTCGAAACTTTCGTAGCAGAGTTACAGTCTGCCCCCTTTGGCCGCTCGGGAATCTCACCACATCACACTTACACAGTGCTGTTCTTTTACTCTATACTACCACACTTTTAAGATGGTGCCGGCACACGGATTCGAACTGTGGACCTACTGATTACAAGTCAGTTGCTCTACCAACTGAGCTATGCCGGCGCTTTCTAAGTGTTTCGTACGTTTCGTATCGGAACGGTGTGCAGTTTAGCAAAACTCTGAATCGATGCAAGTGCTTTTTTTAAAAAAACTGCTAAAAACTCATAAAATCAATCCGTTTGACGATAATTCAACCGCTTTGATCACTGCGCGAGCTTTTATTTGGGTTTCATTCCACTCAGATTCAGGATTTGAGTCTGCAACCAACCCTGCTCCAGCCTGCACGTAGACCTTTTGATCACGAATAACACAGGTACGAATCGCGATCGACATATCCATTTCGCCATGCCAGCCTAAATATCCAACGGCCCCACCAAATACACCACGTTTTACTGGCTCAACCTCATCAATAATTTCCATGGCCCGAATTTTTGGTGCACCCGAAAGTGTTCCCGCCGGGAAAGTAGCTTTAAATACATCTAAAGCATCTACATCATCCCGAACTTCACCTTGTACGTTGGAGACAATATGCATGACGTGTGAATAACGCTCGATTACCATGCGGTCAGTGACTTGGACTTTACCAATTTTAGAGACACGTCCAACATCATTGCGCCCCAGATCAATCAGCATCAGATGTTCTGCAATCTCTTTTTCATCTGCCAGTAAATCTTGTTCTAAGGCAAGATCCTCTTCCTTGGTCTTGCCACGTGGTCGTGTTCCCGCCAACGGGCGAACCGTTGCAATGCCATTTTCCAAGCGAGACAGAATCTCTGGCGAAGAGCCGACAATATGGAATGGCTTTTGATCTGTCAGGGTTTGCCCCTGTACAAGAAATAAATATGGCGATGGATTTAAATGCCGCAACGCACGATACACCTGTAGCGCCTCACCATCAAAGTCAGACACCATACGCTGGCCAGGCACCACCTGCATCACATCCCCTGCACGGATATATTCTTTGACCTTTTCAACGGTTTCAAGAAATTTTGTTTTGCCTGTAATGGACTCAAAATGCGGTGCTGTGTGCGGTTTTGCCTGCAAACTCACAGGTGTTGCCAATAATTGCTCCAGTTGATCCAGCTTTTGCTGGGCTTGAGCATAGGCATCAGGCTGATTGGCATCGGCATGATGAATGAGAAATAAAGTATCTTTTAAATTATCAAACACAATCACAGTTTGAGAGAGCATTAACCAAAGATCTGGCAGCGTTACAGGATCAGCAGCAGGCACGTTTTTCAGTTTTGGCTCAATATAACGTACAGCGTCATAGCCTAAATAACCCACCAATCCTCCAGTAAAGCTTGGTAAATCAGGCAACTCAACTTGATTAGGGACTTTAAACTGGCTTTGAAACTCACGGATATAGTCAAAGGGATCAGCACAATCCTGCTGAATCACGGTGCCATCCGCCTGTTGTATGGTGAGTACCCCTGCATTACAGGAAAAAACGGTAGACTCACCCAAACCGATCATGGAATAGCGCGCCCAGTTTTCTCCCCCTTCAACCGACTCAAATAGATAGGCTTGCTTGTGGTGTTTAAAACGTGCAAAAACAGAAAGTGGCGTTTCAGTATCGGCCAAACGTTGGCGATAAACAGGAATGGTGTTATAGCCTGTAGCTTTTAATTGTTCAAACTGTATTAAGGTGGTCATGAATCTTCTCTATGGTTTTTAATTTCTGTGCGTTTTTTCTTTAGTGCTGTCTCAAGCCCGCCATCGAAAAACCATAATCATCTTCATGCTTGTCTCCTTACTAAATCTTCTTCTATCAATTCTGCCAAACTATCGACCACTTGCTGCGGCTGACAGTCATAGATGCTTTCTCCATGATTATAGCCATAGCTGACCACAATACAATCAATACCTGCACGTCTGGCGGCTTCAACATCATTACTTGAATCCCCAATCATCAGTGTTGCTGTTGTGGTGGTCTTCTGTGCCTGCACACAGTGTAGCAATGGCAATGGATGTGGTTTACGTTCAGCCAGACTATCTCCCCCTATCACCATTTTAAAATACGGACTCAAAGCCAAGAGATCAAGAATCCCTTTTGCCA
The DNA window shown above is from Acinetobacter colistiniresistens and carries:
- the rplK gene encoding 50S ribosomal protein L11, which codes for MAKKIDGYIKLQVPAGKANPSPPIGPALGQRGVNIMAFCKEFNAATQKLEVGLPIPVVITVYNDKSFTFIMKTPPASILLKKAAGIQKGSSVPNKTKVGKLTRAQLEEIATTKEPDLTGADLDARVRTIAGSARSMGLEVEL
- the nusG gene encoding transcription termination/antitermination protein NusG — protein: MKRWYIIHAYSGFEKQVMRSLNDRIQRSTVADSFGEVLVPTEEVVEMKDGKKRKSERKFFPGYVLVEMEMNDDTWHIVKECPKVLGFIGGTPEKPAPISQREADAILARVRNTGEAPRPKTMFEPGEELLVIDGPFTDFKGVVEEVQYDKSRLTLTINVFNRPTQVELEFRQVEKTI
- the trpE gene encoding anthranilate synthase component I, which codes for MTTLIQFEQLKATGYNTIPVYRQRLADTETPLSVFARFKHHKQAYLFESVEGGENWARYSMIGLGESTVFSCNAGVLTIQQADGTVIQQDCADPFDYIREFQSQFKVPNQVELPDLPSFTGGLVGYLGYDAVRYIEPKLKNVPAADPVTLPDLWLMLSQTVIVFDNLKDTLFLIHHADANQPDAYAQAQQKLDQLEQLLATPVSLQAKPHTAPHFESITGKTKFLETVEKVKEYIRAGDVMQVVPGQRMVSDFDGEALQVYRALRHLNPSPYLFLVQGQTLTDQKPFHIVGSSPEILSRLENGIATVRPLAGTRPRGKTKEEDLALEQDLLADEKEIAEHLMLIDLGRNDVGRVSKIGKVQVTDRMVIERYSHVMHIVSNVQGEVRDDVDALDVFKATFPAGTLSGAPKIRAMEIIDEVEPVKRGVFGGAVGYLGWHGEMDMSIAIRTCVIRDQKVYVQAGAGLVADSNPESEWNETQIKARAVIKAVELSSNGLIL
- the rplA gene encoding 50S ribosomal protein L1, whose amino-acid sequence is MAKLTKRQKAIAAAVEANKVYTLEEAVQVLNSLPAAKFKESLDIAVNLGVDPRKSDQVVRGATTLPAGTGKTVRVAVFAQGAAAEAAKAAGADIVGFDDLAESIQGGNLDFDVVIAAPDAMRVVGKLGTILGPRGLMPNPKVGTVTPDVANAVKNAKSGQARYRVDKAGIIHAAIGQLGFSEEAVRQNVETLIADLKKLKPATSKGVYVKKITLSSTMGPGLIVDVSNVSK
- the secE gene encoding preprotein translocase subunit SecE, with protein sequence MSNDKSRDALSDAPIPQRNNAAEVVNSGSPLDLVMWLIAIVLLVGAALVNQHLPAYWAPANDVWVRVGVILACVVVALGLLYATHQGKGFVRLLQDARIELRRVTWPTKQETITTSWQVLLVVLIASLVLWCFDYGLGWFIKLIIG
- the tuf gene encoding elongation factor Tu is translated as MAKAKFERNKPHVNVGTIGHVDHGKTTLTAAIATICAKTYGGEAKDYSQIDSAPEEKARGITINTSHVEYDSPIRHYAHVDCPGHADYVKNMITGAAQMDGAILVCAATDGPMPQTREHILLSRQVGVPYIIVFLNKCDLVDDEELLELVEMEVRELLSTYDFPGDDTPVIRGSALAALNGDAGQYGESSVLALVEALDSYIPEPERAIDKAFLMPIEDVFSISGRGTVVTGRVEAGIVKVGEEVEIVGIKDTVKTTVTGVEMFRKLLDEGRAGENCGILLRGTKREDVQRGQVLAKPGTIKPHTKFDAEVYVLSKEEGGRHTPFLNGYRPQFYFRTTDVTGAIKLQDGVEMVMPGDNVEMSVELIHPIAMDPGLRFAIREGGRTVGAGVVAKVTA
- the rplJ gene encoding 50S ribosomal protein L10; the protein is MALLIEDKKQIVAEVTEVASTAFAAVVADYQGLTVEQLTALRVEARKLGVATRVVRNTLAKRALQDTPFAILNDDLVGPTILAFSTSEDDMGAAARLFEEFAKTNKAFELKAAAFEGKLYQGADVSVIANLPNQEKALTMLASVLQAPISKLGRLLTALQEKNGSEAA
- the rplL gene encoding 50S ribosomal protein L7/L12, with the translated sequence MALTNEEILNAVAEKTVLELVELISAFEEKFNVSAAAVAVAAAPGAGAAAEEQTEFNVELTSFGANKVAVIKAVREATGLGLKEAKDLVEGAPAVLKEGVSKEEGEELKKKLEEAGATVTLK